Genomic window (Vigna radiata var. radiata cultivar VC1973A chromosome 1, Vradiata_ver6, whole genome shotgun sequence):
CAAACCCAAGACATCTTAAGGTAAGTCCCTCTAACTTGTTGCTATGACATACAGGTATCTTAATACAGATGACTATGAGGGTGGCTTTACTAGCTCAGATGTTGAGCAGTTTTTGCAGAACATAGAGTCCAACTATGACAACTGGGTTGATGCCTTCTCCTTACTAGCAGTGGACCCAAATGATGAGCCATCTGTTAACAAATTCAGAGAGTTCCTGGGAAGAATGAGAGCTGGTGTGGCAGTATCCTTAGCCAAGACTGTGTTCTATAGTGATTACAGAGATATACTTGAGAAAATTGAAACTCCATGCACCATCATTCAGACCACTAGTGACATTATTGTTCCATTTAATGTAGCACTATACATGGagagaaaaattaaaggaaaagttACATTGGAGGCTTTAGAAGCTAAAGGGCATTTTCCTCAGATGACTGCATGCCCTCAGCTAGTTGATGTGCTGAAGGGTGTTATTGGCTTGTAATTCTCAATCTCCTTCATTTTGTCATCTTAGTTATACTTGTTTCTGATTTCATTTATATAGGTTGATGTACATGTTTGGTTGGAACTACGTTCACAATCCATGCTAATACTGAAGTGACTACATTTTGTGTTGAAGTGAACGCACACCAGACGTGGTTCCAAACACACGTGTAGTTTGTGTGAGGTTTATATGGTGTTTTGATCTGGACAAAGTGTGGTATGTGTTACTTAATTCATTGTACTCTTGGAATAATAATGTGAATTAGCTTTGTGGAAATGTACTTTTTTTCAATCTCATTCTGATATAGGCATGCTGGCAAATAAAGTGTGTTGACAAGAATCTTATTTTATCCATTGGTCAAGTTCATCTTCGAGACATGATCTggtccatttttctttcttcattttaagTGGTTGCAACAAGGAAAACAAACAGCCGCAATTTTGACTTTATGAAATCTGAATGTCAGATTTTGCATGGAATAATTCTTTGAACATATTTAATGCTTACTCACCAATTATTGCAAAAATCAGAAGTACAATATGAGTATCCAAGTTGAAGACTGCACAATTGGAAAAGTCCAATCCAACAGTTTCTAACATATTAACCATTATGAAGTTTGAACAACAAACATCAATGCATGACACAGTGAATAGTCATGATGCTTTGTGTCAGGAGCAATCTCCTATTCTTAAGCTACGGAGGAGATCCAAATATCCATGATATTCAGGAGTGATGTATCTGCAATATAAGAACAAATAATCATAAAGTTTTCAGTGGAACCATCCCAAGAATAACCATTTAAGAGAACTATTGCTAAAGAAATTTCACTTTTGTTACTTTGTACGTTTGCAATACATGATTTCATAGTCTATATTCACAAAGCCTCAAAAATTCCAAAATCTATTGTGTATACTCTACCAAAGGTCCAAAAATTTTGGGAATGATAGTGAATCAGTTTGAGTATCCAGAGGCCACAGTAGCACACAACCAAAAGTGTTACAATCAAATACAACACCATATGGTTCCCAGAATAGAACAATGACCACATCGCCATTTTAGATGCATGTTAGGATTTTAATGCACAAAGGCCGTTGAATATTTCCCTTCCAATTAAAAGTTTACAATAGCatacaggaaaaaaaaaggtaggaaaAATGTTGACAAATAAATACCCATGTCGAAACAGGAAGTCAATGATCACGAGCGTGCAATTTGTCTTGAAAAACTGTGTCTTACGTATGACTTCTGCAACTTGCCTAACAGGGATCAACTTGAAGCTATCAACTTCTCCATctgatatttattaattagaCCAAAAAAAGGTGAGAAGGGCGGCGATAGAACAAAACAAACAGCAGTAAAATTGAAGGACATGTAAGGCTTACCTTCATTATTGGGTATGAAATCTTTTGGAAGTTTTAGATCATAACAGAATAGAACATCTCTCTTGTATCTATACCCATCAATGTCCATATATGAAACAGCCCCTACAGGTATGGCTCTGTGGAAGCAGCAATAAAAAGAATTAGACAGAGAGAAAGTGcactaatttgaaatttttcattttggctAATGACTGTATAGAGTAAAGTAGTACACACACCTCATTAAAGagtatagaaagaaaaaaacaaatgagTTAACCGATCATCCCAAAGGCAAACAAAAAATCAGTTAACCCACCATTCCAAAGATAAATCAAAATTCATGCACTAGAGGAATATAGGAGGAAGGAGAAAAGTTTAGAATGAGGTTAGTTGCTTACTTGACAGAGAGAGATCTAGGTATTCCTGCTTCCTCTTCACATTCCTTTATGACATTCTCCTGACAGTCAATGCCGTGTGGCTGTGACAGTAGCAATTAAATAAGAAACTTGATGATAATATATTGAACTAAAGGAAACATTTAATAGTAAATGGATCTTGTACATTGATTTGCTTATTCAGTGGCTACACTTTGCTAAAACTTTTCAGTTCCTAACCAGAGGAAAAATGATTCACCCAAAAGGTAATAGTGATGTTGGGGAGATTGTTTAAGCTTAGAACagagaaaaacgaaaatacaaACCAGTCCTCCTGCAACTAGATGATCAAGCATTCCAGGATATGTCTGTTTTGTGTCACTTCTCTTTCCTATCCACAGGTGCTTCTGCCCATCCACCTCAACATAGCCATTCATATGGATTCCATATGCCTAatctttgaagagaaaaaaagggttaaaacAAGAGCTTTGGAATTAAGATATAAAAAGACAGGTTAAGGACGAAAAGTTTTGAACAAGAGCTTTAGGATGTATACCGAATTATCAATCAGAAAGgcttttgaaaaacaaatatttagtAGTTGCCCCAAATTTGCTTGAACACAAATCACCAAGTAATTTCAGAATGATGCCAATACAAGATCAGAATGTGGTAACATTCAATTCCACAAACTAACGGAAGttcaattttcaattacaaTTTAGCAATGAATTGTAATCCTGTttgtttaaaagtttttcttattaaatttatttggcAAAAAATAGTTGACAAACCTGCAATGCGGAGGAAATCAGTTTTCTTCCAAGATGATCAATTGTGTTAAACATGCTTAGAAGAGTAGAAATAACAGGCCTATCTATGATAACAGCACAAGGCCAGGGCAGAATTCACAGTATACACCAGCTGAATATATGGCTTCTAACATTTGCAGTAACTACCAAAAGTACAGAAAACCAGTAGCAAGAAAAATCTCCTTGTACCTTTATGCCGAAATAAGGAGCTGCTGCACGCtccaatgaaaagaaaatgggtGCACCAAAGGATGATGTCACAGGGTAAAGCTGGTAAAACATGGACAAGAAACATAGGTTAGATACCTGGGCATTAGGAAGGCACAAAAGAATGACAAAATATAACATTCTACAGATTTTTATACCTCGTTCCGTATACCTGGAATCCGCTCCTCTCCCAACTGCTGTACTACATATCCAACTGCACTGGTTCTTTCATCAGCTGTCTTCAGCATTGGATGCAAAGAAACAAAGTCACCATTGGGCCCTCCATTGAATTTTTCTTTGGGGAAAACAAACACATCGCCAAAGCCCCTCAAATGCTCCACAAATctgaacttattttattttaaacaaataaccTGCAACTATCATTAGCTAAGGTGCAGGCGGAGCAATTCATGTCATGAAAATAAATCAGAACAACAACAACGATAAGAAGCCTCATCCCCCTAAGGTGAGATCGGCTACATTGATCAGTCAGAACCAAACAAGATTAA
Coding sequences:
- the LOC106773729 gene encoding nudix hydrolase 20, chloroplastic, with amino-acid sequence MGTVCCISKFATLSYVRSRPFSSFLPSHPFPSTTSTNFSLASSFSSSVTLSFTWNDAIGISESQTDTQDRSRYLQGFLNKVQLCNRGSEKQSEFLPFVVEDHVVGFIHNGFVEHLRGFGDVFVFPKEKFNGGPNGDFVSLHPMLKTADERTSAVGYVVQQLGEERIPGIRNELYPVTSSFGAPIFFSLERAAAPYFGIKAYGIHMNGYVEVDGQKHLWIGKRSDTKQTYPGMLDHLVAGGLPHGIDCQENVIKECEEEAGIPRSLSVKAIPVGAVSYMDIDGYRYKRDVLFCYDLKLPKDFIPNNEDGEVDSFKLIPVRQVAEVIRKTQFFKTNCTLVIIDFLFRHGYITPEYHGYLDLLRSLRIGDCS
- the LOC106773740 gene encoding strigolactone esterase D14 → MEPKLHNNPKMLEKKWLSTALNARSIGLGTETIVLAHGFGTDQSVWDKITPSLVEHYKVVLFDWPFSGTVDPTLYDPLKYSSMEAFADVLVTLMDQMDLKAITFVGHSMSGMIGCIASIARPDLFKRLILLGASPRYLNTDDYEGGFTSSDVEQFLQNIESNYDNWVDAFSLLAVDPNDEPSVNKFREFLGRMRAGVAVSLAKTVFYSDYRDILEKIETPCTIIQTTSDIIVPFNVALYMERKIKGKVTLEALEAKGHFPQMTACPQLVDVLKGVIGL